A stretch of the Saccharolobus caldissimus genome encodes the following:
- a CDS encoding ABC transporter permease, giving the protein MSKRDVGFSNYVREFLHNKMGLVGLTILIILLIFTVIALSIPAHVYSSWNNPAAWSEYPEHVPPSWMSIFYPNRYFTTQQLFPINLSLYSPAKGIYISLVVFSFNWTRSLPAYNVYFVISTNTTPIEEIVYWTKPDGNTIQISVPNEDFNVPFDLTSVRSNIITYISSITGKTPNIVNSTILSSALFNSPKSNLTVIEDGKYVVKIEIIATKPLNITRASLLLLGNSYGLMGTDYFGRPIDLGVLLGLPNALEIGALTSLVSVIVGVIVGGISGYLGGNKDSFIQWITLVFLALPALPFLVAVSFVTEPNLELEALLIAFLSWPFYAIIARSMALSIKSNSYVEADKLLGIPSYRIFFTHFMPRLIPITVAYMALGVPAGILLAQTLAFLGIAPANIVTWGGILDAAETYQAQVNGWWWWVVFPGAMIVIVAIPFVLIGFAIERVTLGER; this is encoded by the coding sequence GTGAGTAAGAGAGACGTTGGTTTTTCAAATTACGTAAGAGAATTTTTACATAATAAAATGGGTTTAGTGGGGCTAACAATACTCATAATTTTATTAATTTTTACAGTGATAGCATTATCTATACCAGCTCATGTTTACAGCTCTTGGAATAATCCAGCAGCGTGGAGCGAATATCCAGAGCATGTTCCTCCTTCGTGGATGTCAATTTTCTATCCCAATAGGTATTTTACTACTCAGCAGTTATTTCCAATTAACTTATCGCTTTATTCTCCCGCTAAGGGAATTTATATTTCTTTAGTAGTTTTTTCATTTAACTGGACTAGATCTCTACCAGCTTATAATGTGTATTTTGTAATCTCTACTAATACTACACCCATAGAGGAGATTGTATATTGGACTAAACCTGATGGGAATACTATACAGATTTCAGTCCCTAATGAGGATTTTAACGTACCTTTTGACTTAACAAGCGTAAGAAGTAATATTATAACTTACATATCATCCATTACTGGGAAGACTCCTAATATAGTTAACAGTACTATATTATCTTCTGCTTTATTTAACTCACCTAAGTCTAATTTGACCGTAATAGAGGACGGTAAGTACGTAGTAAAAATAGAAATAATAGCTACCAAACCGTTAAATATAACTAGGGCTAGTCTTTTGTTATTAGGAAATTCTTATGGTTTAATGGGAACGGATTATTTCGGAAGGCCCATAGATTTAGGCGTACTTTTAGGGCTTCCAAATGCCTTAGAAATAGGTGCTCTAACATCATTAGTTTCCGTTATAGTCGGGGTAATAGTAGGAGGTATATCGGGATATTTAGGAGGTAATAAGGACTCCTTCATTCAGTGGATTACCCTAGTGTTTTTAGCATTGCCTGCACTTCCGTTTTTAGTTGCGGTCTCCTTTGTAACTGAGCCAAATTTAGAATTGGAAGCACTTTTAATAGCCTTCCTATCTTGGCCATTTTACGCTATAATAGCAAGATCCATGGCACTATCAATTAAATCAAATAGCTACGTAGAAGCGGATAAACTGTTAGGGATTCCATCTTATAGAATATTTTTCACGCATTTTATGCCCAGATTAATTCCAATAACAGTAGCTTATATGGCATTGGGCGTTCCTGCGGGTATATTACTCGCTCAAACGTTAGCTTTTTTGGGAATAGCTCCTGCTAACATAGTAACATGGGGAGGTATTTTGGACGCAGCTGAGACTTATCAAGCCCAAGTTAATGGCTGGTGGTGGTGGGTTGTGTTTCCCGGGGCTATGATAGTAATAGTTGCGATTCCTTTCGTATTAATAGGTTTTGCAATAGAGAGGGTAACATTAGGTGAGAGGTAA
- a CDS encoding ABC transporter ATP-binding protein codes for MLLEVKNLKVYFYTKRGIVKAVDDVNLYLDKGEIVGLAGESGSGKSTIGYAIMRLVPYPGKIEGGKIFFKGENILEIDEETFRRNYRWKKISMVFQGSMSGFTPVFKVKDQIIEVLRVHEWKGDYEERVRELFKMVNMDPSLADKYPHELSGGQKQRAFIAMALALNPEVLIADEPTTALDVIVQENILNLLKQLRKELNLSILFITHDLALLSEISDRDYILYAGKVMESGPSEIIFKKPRHPYTTLLIESIATLDKDMIKGIPGFMPDLSNPPKGCRFNTRCPFAKDICFKEEPKLKAFSDGDEVACWLY; via the coding sequence ATGTTATTAGAGGTAAAGAACTTAAAAGTATACTTTTATACCAAAAGGGGTATTGTCAAGGCAGTAGATGACGTCAACTTATATTTAGATAAGGGTGAAATAGTGGGTTTAGCTGGAGAGAGCGGATCTGGGAAGAGTACCATAGGCTACGCTATAATGAGATTAGTTCCTTACCCCGGAAAAATAGAGGGCGGCAAAATTTTTTTCAAAGGTGAAAATATTTTAGAGATAGATGAGGAAACTTTTAGGAGAAATTATAGATGGAAAAAAATATCTATGGTATTCCAAGGATCAATGTCTGGATTTACACCAGTATTTAAAGTAAAAGATCAGATTATAGAAGTTTTAAGAGTTCATGAATGGAAGGGTGATTATGAGGAAAGGGTGAGGGAGTTATTTAAGATGGTGAACATGGATCCCTCGTTAGCGGATAAGTACCCCCATGAGTTATCTGGTGGACAAAAACAAAGGGCTTTTATAGCTATGGCTTTAGCCCTTAATCCAGAAGTGTTAATAGCAGACGAGCCTACTACCGCCTTAGACGTCATAGTTCAAGAGAATATTCTTAATTTACTAAAGCAGCTTAGAAAGGAACTTAATTTATCCATACTTTTCATTACACATGACTTAGCTTTATTATCTGAAATCTCTGACAGAGACTACATTCTATATGCGGGAAAGGTAATGGAAAGCGGTCCTTCTGAGATAATATTTAAAAAACCTAGACATCCATATACCACGTTACTCATAGAATCCATAGCTACATTAGATAAAGACATGATAAAGGGAATTCCAGGTTTCATGCCAGATCTTTCAAACCCACCTAAAGGGTGCAGATTTAACACTAGATGTCCTTTCGCTAAGGATATATGTTTTAAAGAAGAACCTAAACTTAAGGCGTTTTCAGACGGTGACGAGGTTGCTTGTTGGCTCTACTGA
- a CDS encoding ABC transporter ATP-binding protein has product MTRLLVGSTEDYVVKVKNLKVHFSKGNPLFGKKYITKALDGVTLTIRKREIMGVVGESGSGKTTLGRVTIGLQKPTEGEVYIKADNEEINVVKAKLKVISKYVQMIYQDPYSSIDPIMRVYDVLAMPLKYRKERDIEKKIEEAMNLVELPLELLENRVYQLSGGQRQRLSIARAIIVDPKYVVADEPTTMLDASLKGEILKIIKDARERKGISFMLITHELPIAKIISDRLTVLYLGKVVEMGRSSDVIRKPLHPYTQSLIEAYPKIDPSLRDKPKEIKIKVDIIRPEKGCVFYPRCPFAMPKCKEEEPQLKEVEQEHYVACWLY; this is encoded by the coding sequence GTGACGAGGTTGCTTGTTGGCTCTACTGAGGATTACGTAGTTAAAGTAAAAAATTTAAAAGTACATTTCAGTAAGGGTAATCCACTGTTCGGTAAGAAATACATAACTAAAGCCTTAGACGGAGTTACACTTACCATTAGGAAAAGGGAAATTATGGGAGTTGTAGGTGAAAGCGGCTCCGGAAAGACTACGTTAGGAAGAGTTACTATAGGTCTTCAGAAGCCTACAGAAGGAGAAGTTTACATTAAGGCTGATAATGAGGAGATAAACGTAGTTAAAGCTAAGTTAAAGGTGATTAGTAAATACGTACAGATGATCTATCAAGATCCGTATTCTTCAATAGATCCAATAATGAGAGTATACGATGTTCTTGCAATGCCGTTAAAGTATAGAAAAGAAAGAGATATAGAGAAGAAAATCGAAGAAGCTATGAATTTAGTTGAACTACCTTTAGAACTATTGGAAAATAGAGTTTATCAGTTATCAGGGGGGCAAAGACAGAGATTAAGCATAGCCAGAGCGATCATTGTAGATCCTAAATACGTAGTAGCTGATGAACCAACTACAATGCTAGATGCGTCTCTAAAAGGAGAAATATTAAAGATAATAAAGGACGCTAGGGAAAGGAAAGGTATTTCTTTCATGCTAATAACTCACGAGTTACCGATAGCTAAAATAATCTCAGATAGACTTACCGTGCTGTATTTAGGGAAAGTAGTAGAGATGGGAAGGTCCAGTGACGTTATAAGGAAGCCTTTACACCCATATACTCAAAGTCTAATAGAGGCTTATCCTAAAATAGATCCATCTTTACGAGATAAGCCTAAAGAAATTAAAATAAAAGTGGATATAATAAGGCCAGAAAAGGGTTGCGTATTTTATCCAAGATGTCCCTTTGCAATGCCTAAATGCAAGGAAGAAGAACCCCAATTAAAAGAAGTTGAACAAGAACATTACGTAGCATGTTGGTTATATTAA
- a CDS encoding DUF433 domain-containing protein — protein sequence MELPGYYYIVIHKDRHFGRPFIAGTLIRPENVIYELAKGKTFDEVADTFYGQIGIKQIQECVKYAIDVIKILKTGKIKVKVPAKLKKKLDPGKYKYLDKESDRYNPKIKNSDVTVIDVLNRIYNGKEVPQVAEELNISKEAVMESLFFAGSKIDDFHLSLSSFEDPVMTVLNLFNYIRKSELQ from the coding sequence ATGGAATTACCTGGATATTATTACATTGTTATACATAAGGACAGACATTTCGGCAGACCATTTATCGCAGGAACCTTAATTAGACCGGAAAACGTAATTTACGAATTAGCTAAGGGTAAGACATTTGATGAAGTAGCAGATACTTTTTATGGACAGATAGGGATAAAGCAGATTCAAGAGTGCGTTAAATACGCTATAGATGTAATTAAAATTCTTAAGACGGGGAAAATTAAGGTTAAAGTTCCGGCTAAATTAAAGAAAAAATTGGATCCTGGTAAATATAAGTATTTGGATAAGGAATCGGATAGATATAATCCCAAGATTAAGAACTCAGATGTAACAGTAATTGATGTATTGAATAGGATATATAATGGAAAAGAGGTGCCGCAAGTTGCTGAAGAATTAAACATATCTAAGGAGGCAGTAATGGAGTCCTTATTCTTTGCCGGTTCTAAAATAGATGACTTTCACTTGTCTCTTTCATCTTTTGAGGATCCCGTAATGACGGTACTTAATTTATTTAATTATATCAGGAAGAGCGAGTTACAGTGA
- a CDS encoding carbonic anhydrase: MKLVISCMDRRLNAYLKKNYGDAIVVRNAGANLKSLQKTLEKYKYSATEVIILPHTDCGAMKVVYSSLKEGKKITFLVEENLVSQFTNNEFNSLTELERLNLKIQMENARRIFGDKVRGELIDINRIEIPPSKEPYSVYVTSPSLPLNMDSNTYVISADKSDIWDSLDIAVYGMKINKILVSDEKLFDKIRSSYPSVTVTRSS; the protein is encoded by the coding sequence ATGAAACTGGTTATCTCATGCATGGATAGAAGACTAAATGCTTATCTAAAGAAAAATTACGGAGATGCAATAGTTGTTAGAAATGCTGGTGCAAATTTGAAGTCTCTTCAGAAGACTCTAGAAAAATATAAGTACAGTGCCACTGAGGTAATAATTTTACCCCATACTGACTGTGGAGCGATGAAAGTAGTCTATTCCTCCTTAAAGGAGGGTAAAAAGATCACCTTTCTCGTTGAAGAAAATTTAGTAAGCCAATTTACTAATAATGAATTTAATTCATTAACGGAATTGGAAAGGCTAAACTTAAAGATTCAGATGGAGAACGCTAGAAGGATATTCGGGGATAAGGTTAGGGGTGAATTAATTGATATTAATAGGATCGAGATTCCGCCATCTAAAGAGCCTTATTCAGTTTACGTCACAAGTCCCTCATTACCGTTAAATATGGATTCTAACACTTACGTGATTTCTGCAGATAAAAGCGATATCTGGGACAGTTTAGATATAGCCGTTTACGGTATGAAAATAAATAAGATATTAGTATCTGATGAGAAGTTATTTGATAAAATAAGGTCCTCTTACCCTTCAGTCACTGTAACTCGCTCTTCCTGA
- a CDS encoding M20/M25/M40 family metallo-hydrolase, with product MDEELYTLIEFLKIPSISATGEGIENAANFLKDTIERTLGVKAYVDKTKGHPVVFSEINVNAKKTLLVYNHYDVQPVDPISEWKYPPFSATIDNGKIYARGASDNKGTLIARLFAIKHLLDKKELNVNIKLLYEGEEEIGSINLEDYIEKNENKLKADSVIMEGAGLDVKGRPQIILGVKGLLYVELILDYGTRDLHSSNAPIVRNPCIDLMRIITSLVDHEGRVLIEGFYDDVRPLNEEEKELIRKYDLDVEQLKTALGFKELKYNDKEKIVEALLTYSTCNVDGFECGYTGKGSKTIVPHKAFAKLDFRLVPNQDPYKIYELLKRHLEKNGFKGEIITHGFEYPVRTSVNSPVVKAAIEAARKIYNTEPQVIPNSPGTQPMGLFVHKLGIRDAVSAIGVGGYHSNAHAPNENINIEDFYKAIRHTEEFLKIYASLNQ from the coding sequence ATGGATGAAGAACTTTATACTTTAATAGAATTCTTAAAGATACCGTCCATCTCAGCCACAGGTGAGGGAATAGAAAACGCTGCAAACTTTTTGAAAGACACTATAGAGAGGACTTTAGGAGTAAAGGCCTATGTAGATAAGACAAAGGGACATCCTGTGGTATTTTCAGAGATTAACGTTAATGCGAAAAAGACGTTATTAGTTTACAATCATTATGACGTCCAACCTGTAGATCCCATAAGCGAGTGGAAATACCCTCCTTTTTCAGCTACCATAGATAACGGTAAAATATACGCTAGAGGAGCATCAGATAATAAGGGAACGCTTATAGCCAGATTATTTGCAATAAAACATTTACTTGACAAAAAGGAACTAAACGTGAATATAAAATTACTGTATGAGGGAGAAGAGGAAATAGGGAGTATAAATCTAGAAGATTATATAGAGAAGAATGAGAATAAATTAAAAGCTGATTCTGTAATAATGGAAGGAGCTGGACTAGACGTAAAAGGTAGACCTCAAATAATACTTGGTGTAAAAGGTTTACTTTACGTAGAACTTATATTAGATTACGGAACTAGGGACTTACACTCTTCTAACGCACCTATAGTTAGAAACCCTTGTATAGATTTAATGAGGATAATCACTAGTTTGGTTGACCATGAAGGCAGAGTATTAATAGAGGGATTTTACGATGATGTTAGACCTCTTAATGAAGAAGAGAAGGAACTTATAAGGAAATACGACTTAGACGTTGAGCAATTGAAAACCGCTTTAGGATTTAAGGAACTAAAGTATAACGATAAGGAAAAGATCGTAGAGGCATTACTCACATACTCCACCTGCAATGTAGACGGCTTTGAGTGCGGATATACGGGAAAGGGAAGCAAGACAATAGTGCCCCATAAAGCATTCGCTAAACTGGACTTCAGATTAGTACCCAATCAAGATCCTTATAAGATATATGAATTATTAAAGAGACATTTAGAGAAGAACGGTTTTAAAGGGGAGATAATAACTCACGGATTTGAATACCCAGTAAGAACGTCTGTTAATTCTCCCGTAGTTAAGGCTGCAATTGAAGCTGCTAGAAAAATATATAATACAGAACCTCAAGTTATCCCTAATTCTCCCGGTACGCAGCCCATGGGATTATTCGTACACAAATTAGGTATAAGAGATGCAGTAAGTGCAATAGGCGTAGGAGGATATCACTCAAACGCCCACGCACCTAACGAGAACATTAACATAGAGGACTTCTATAAGGCAATAAGGCATACAGAGGAGTTCTTAAAGATATATGCTAGTCTTAACCAGTAA
- a CDS encoding 4-hydroxyphenylacetate 3-hydroxylase family protein — MVLRTGEQYINAIKSRNKVEIYVLGKEVKDVTEHPFLKPSILSFKATYDAAHEEDSKFLARAWSPFINEEVNRFTHIHRSPEDLAAKVKLLRKLSHKTGACFQRCVGWDALNTLYIVTKLMAEKGKKDYYERFVEYLKYVQKNDIALAGAMTDVKGVRTLKPHEQKNAYLKVIEVTKEGIYVSGAKANITGIAAAEEVIVMPTRAMSDKDQDFAVAFSIPLDTEGIKVIVGRQLNDARRMEEGEIDALPYRTNHEGLVIFDNVFVPMERVFMLRDWQMSGILVEIFSAYHRQGYGGCKSGLADVIIGASYNLAKQIGVEKASHIQNKLTEMVLLTENMYSTGIAASLDAIKLCEDCWWVNPMFANVTKQLVTRFPYEITKLSTDIAGGILGTAPSEWDLKNSKLRPYIEKYLQGISDYPVEDRLRMVRLLENVSLSVAFLIESVHGAGSPEAQRIVLNRIYDYDYAEKIARYLANLEKTEFKDKTEPWRQTDTEKISQQKS; from the coding sequence ATGGTTCTAAGAACTGGAGAGCAATACATTAATGCAATTAAAAGCAGAAATAAGGTAGAAATTTATGTGTTAGGAAAGGAAGTAAAAGACGTTACTGAACACCCTTTCCTAAAGCCTTCCATACTATCGTTTAAAGCCACTTATGACGCAGCACATGAGGAGGACAGTAAATTCCTAGCTAGGGCCTGGAGTCCTTTTATTAATGAGGAGGTAAATAGGTTTACTCATATTCACAGATCTCCAGAGGACTTAGCTGCTAAAGTAAAGCTATTGAGGAAGTTAAGTCATAAAACCGGAGCGTGTTTCCAGAGATGTGTGGGATGGGACGCGTTAAATACGCTTTATATCGTAACTAAATTAATGGCTGAGAAGGGTAAGAAAGACTATTATGAGAGATTTGTAGAGTATTTAAAATACGTTCAGAAGAACGATATTGCATTAGCCGGTGCTATGACTGATGTGAAAGGAGTTAGAACTTTAAAGCCACATGAGCAGAAAAACGCTTACTTAAAAGTTATTGAAGTCACTAAGGAGGGTATATACGTTTCTGGAGCTAAGGCTAATATAACTGGTATTGCAGCTGCGGAGGAGGTAATAGTAATGCCCACTAGGGCTATGAGCGATAAGGATCAAGATTTCGCAGTAGCCTTCTCGATACCTCTTGATACTGAAGGTATAAAAGTAATAGTGGGAAGACAGTTAAATGACGCAAGGAGAATGGAAGAGGGAGAGATAGATGCTTTACCTTATAGGACAAATCATGAGGGATTAGTAATATTCGATAACGTTTTCGTACCTATGGAAAGAGTATTCATGTTAAGGGATTGGCAGATGAGCGGAATATTAGTGGAAATCTTTAGTGCTTACCATAGACAAGGTTATGGGGGATGTAAATCTGGGTTAGCAGATGTGATAATAGGAGCGTCTTATAATTTAGCTAAACAGATAGGTGTTGAAAAAGCTTCACATATACAGAATAAACTAACCGAAATGGTGTTGTTAACAGAAAACATGTATTCAACCGGAATTGCAGCGAGTCTAGATGCAATTAAATTATGTGAAGATTGCTGGTGGGTTAACCCAATGTTCGCTAATGTTACAAAGCAATTAGTAACCAGATTCCCTTACGAAATAACTAAATTATCCACAGATATAGCAGGTGGGATATTGGGTACCGCTCCCAGTGAGTGGGATTTGAAGAACTCGAAACTAAGACCATATATTGAAAAATACCTTCAAGGAATATCGGATTATCCAGTAGAGGATAGGCTTAGGATGGTTAGGCTGTTAGAGAACGTAAGTTTAAGCGTAGCATTCTTAATAGAATCCGTTCACGGTGCCGGTAGCCCAGAAGCTCAGAGAATAGTGTTAAATAGAATTTACGATTATGATTACGCCGAAAAGATTGCTAGGTATCTTGCCAATTTAGAGAAAACGGAATTTAAAGATAAGACAGAACCTTGGAGGCAAACAGATACGGAAAAAATTTCACAACAAAAAAGTTAA
- a CDS encoding CBS domain-containing protein, which translates to MKVAEFANSIVITVSPESSLREVIDVLSKDPSGRVVVLKDERPIGMISTRDVVASFSEYGFKLYDLKARDIMSEDLVYVSPNEDVNNVVRIMLANNIGGVPIIDNDTLVGLFTERDILKLLTSMVFSGIVDSIMSTNVITVSDENNILDAAKVMTMKNVRRLPIIRGDKLVGIITAADIVKYLAKSNILVKVLDVGTKNPITVSRYDTILKVAKIMLERRIGTLPVLENQKLVGIVTERDLMYAYINA; encoded by the coding sequence ATGAAAGTGGCAGAGTTTGCAAATAGTATTGTAATAACTGTATCTCCAGAATCCTCCTTAAGGGAGGTTATAGATGTGCTTTCTAAGGATCCTTCTGGTAGAGTAGTAGTGTTAAAGGACGAGAGACCTATAGGTATGATTTCCACTAGAGACGTTGTTGCCTCATTTAGTGAGTATGGTTTTAAGTTATATGACTTAAAGGCTAGGGATATAATGAGTGAGGACTTAGTATATGTTTCACCAAATGAGGACGTAAATAATGTCGTGAGAATAATGTTAGCCAATAATATAGGAGGAGTACCAATCATAGATAACGATACGCTAGTAGGATTATTTACTGAAAGGGACATTTTAAAACTTCTAACTTCAATGGTCTTTTCAGGAATCGTGGATTCAATCATGAGTACTAATGTCATAACAGTGAGTGATGAGAATAATATCTTAGACGCTGCGAAAGTGATGACGATGAAGAACGTTAGGAGATTACCTATAATTAGAGGAGATAAGCTAGTAGGGATAATAACAGCGGCTGATATAGTTAAATACTTGGCCAAATCCAATATTTTAGTAAAAGTTTTAGATGTTGGAACTAAGAACCCCATAACTGTTTCCAGATATGATACCATATTAAAAGTTGCAAAAATAATGCTGGAGAGGAGAATAGGCACTTTACCGGTTTTAGAGAATCAAAAGTTAGTGGGAATAGTAACAGAGAGGGATTTAATGTACGCATATATAAACGCTTAA
- a CDS encoding RNA-guided endonuclease InsQ/TnpB family protein: protein MLRNLRIKSFQPEEEYIYLTYSLKNDKKEESRVLLENYKNLLQKALDWLWDRTRIERKEVKKGKKVITKVKIKLPKKKEVYKTLRDELEKINVLASHYVDKAISDAYSILKSWKRRAEKGQASLRKPRLKKVYVRVKSTLRKVKGESVRITIRPYEYITFSWSHKWFSRRVKGLELGEPIIKEDIVYLPFRYKLPWFTPIDFLAIDSNLYTLDAYDGEKFVTFSLKELYSIKYGMELKRGRIQRFASKHKGKELLRKYSHRERNRVLDYVHKFVNKLLEMYPITMFAVEKLNKQSMFEDASDKLSKKISKTVWRTIHRVLKYKAPLYGSFVKEVNPHLTSKSCPRCGWVSRKVGRTFRCEKCGLTLDRQLNASLNIYLKMCGFPHTRDIPRVWVGVTPLKGRRGMNGALPRDSGEVQRLRIDIKYYEIL, encoded by the coding sequence GTGTTGAGGAACTTAAGAATTAAATCATTCCAACCAGAAGAAGAATACATTTACCTAACTTACTCCTTGAAGAACGATAAGAAGGAGGAAAGCAGAGTATTACTAGAGAACTACAAAAACCTACTACAGAAAGCATTAGACTGGTTATGGGATAGAACTAGGATAGAGAGAAAAGAAGTGAAGAAGGGTAAGAAAGTCATCACAAAGGTCAAAATAAAATTACCTAAAAAGAAGGAAGTATACAAGACGTTGAGAGACGAGTTAGAGAAGATCAACGTTCTGGCTTCCCACTATGTGGATAAGGCAATAAGTGATGCTTACTCAATCCTAAAGTCGTGGAAGAGGAGGGCTGAGAAGGGGCAAGCGTCATTGAGGAAACCTAGGTTAAAGAAGGTTTACGTTAGGGTAAAATCAACACTTAGGAAGGTTAAGGGTGAGAGTGTAAGGATTACTATAAGACCTTACGAGTACATTACCTTCTCTTGGTCTCACAAATGGTTTTCAAGAAGAGTTAAAGGGCTTGAACTAGGTGAGCCCATAATTAAGGAGGATATCGTATATCTACCATTTCGTTATAAGTTACCTTGGTTTACTCCCATAGATTTCCTAGCAATTGATAGTAACTTGTACACATTAGACGCTTATGATGGAGAGAAGTTCGTTACATTTTCCTTGAAGGAGTTGTACAGCATAAAGTATGGGATGGAGTTGAAGAGGGGTAGAATACAACGTTTTGCTTCAAAGCACAAGGGGAAGGAGTTGTTGAGGAAGTATTCCCACCGTGAAAGGAACCGTGTGCTGGATTATGTTCACAAGTTTGTGAATAAGTTGCTGGAGATGTATCCCATTACGATGTTTGCTGTTGAGAAGTTGAATAAACAAAGTATGTTTGAGGATGCAAGCGATAAGCTGTCCAAGAAGATTTCCAAGACTGTCTGGAGGACAATTCACCGCGTGTTAAAATACAAGGCCCCACTTTACGGTTCATTCGTTAAGGAGGTTAACCCGCACCTCACATCTAAGTCCTGCCCCAGATGTGGATGGGTTTCCCGAAAGGTTGGTAGGACTTTTAGGTGTGAGAAGTGTGGGTTAACCTTGGACAGACAGCTAAATGCGTCTCTTAATATCTACCTCAAGATGTGCGGGTTTCCCCACACCCGTGATATTCCACGGGTGTGGGTTGGGGTTACCCCGCTAAAGGGGCGGAGGGGTATGAATGGGGCATTGCCCCGTGACTCTGGTGAAGTCCAACGGCTGAGGATTGATATTAAATATTATGAAATCCTATGA
- a CDS encoding IS110 family transposase, which translates to MEVPVAGIDVSKDKLIMYFQGKYYEFPNDRQGYEDIRKILPKGCKVGIESTGIYHVNLAKYLMGEYDVRIINPFILKKFKDFRGKKSDKNDAKKLAEIVVSMGSEFTTSDARELTSQWDFVTRSIARVKNRLRRDLILLGYKDSLSKRNLEEVLRGGDSIVLAEVRFLLEELERLEVRKREIEDRLRELVPKDSLIFTIPGIGKTLGCIILARVGDVRRFSDKRRFVAYCGLDPVVESSGKSVVSKGISKRGDAVLRRAFYLAALTAIKVNPVIKRFYEEHKGKLKGKKLITACARKLAVITWAVLYYNKPFDASE; encoded by the coding sequence ATGGAGGTCCCAGTCGCGGGAATAGACGTATCAAAAGATAAATTAATTATGTATTTCCAAGGTAAATACTACGAGTTTCCTAATGATAGGCAAGGTTATGAGGATATAAGGAAGATCTTGCCTAAGGGTTGTAAAGTGGGTATTGAAAGTACTGGAATTTACCACGTTAACCTAGCAAAGTACTTGATGGGAGAGTATGATGTTAGGATTATTAATCCCTTTATACTCAAGAAGTTCAAGGACTTTAGGGGGAAGAAGAGTGATAAGAATGATGCTAAAAAGCTTGCAGAAATAGTTGTAAGTATGGGTAGTGAGTTTACAACAAGTGATGCTAGGGAGTTAACTAGCCAATGGGATTTTGTTACTAGGAGTATTGCTAGGGTTAAGAATAGGTTGAGGAGGGATTTGATACTTTTGGGCTATAAGGATAGTCTGTCAAAGAGGAATTTGGAGGAGGTTTTGAGGGGTGGGGATAGTATTGTCTTGGCTGAGGTTAGGTTTCTTTTAGAAGAGCTTGAGAGGCTTGAGGTTAGGAAGAGGGAGATTGAGGATAGACTTAGAGAGTTGGTTCCCAAGGATAGTTTGATTTTCACTATTCCGGGTATTGGTAAAACCTTGGGTTGTATTATTTTGGCTAGGGTTGGTGATGTTAGGCGCTTTAGTGATAAGAGGAGGTTTGTTGCTTATTGTGGTCTTGACCCGGTTGTTGAGTCTAGTGGTAAGAGTGTTGTTTCTAAGGGTATTTCTAAGAGGGGTGATGCTGTTTTGAGGAGGGCTTTTTATTTGGCAGCTTTGACTGCCATCAAGGTTAATCCTGTTATCAAGCGTTTTTATGAGGAGCATAAGGGAAAGTTGAAGGGTAAGAAGTTGATTACTGCTTGTGCAAGGAAATTAGCTGTTATTACTTGGGCTGTGCTGTATTATAATAAACCATTTGATGCTAGCGAGTAA
- a CDS encoding type II toxin-antitoxin system VapC family toxin yields the protein MNYFVDSNVFVYAKINDKKYGKCCQNIIREIYERKINVIIDNVILLEVANALRKLGVREIEDEILAILSLPIRVIDLKQEDIVEAVKDLSLSPYDSLHYLISKKHNAKIISADKDFKERIDPCSFTLNS from the coding sequence ATGAATTATTTTGTAGATAGTAACGTTTTTGTTTATGCTAAAATAAATGATAAAAAATACGGTAAGTGTTGCCAAAATATAATAAGAGAAATTTATGAAAGGAAGATTAATGTGATTATAGATAATGTAATTTTATTAGAAGTAGCCAACGCGTTAAGGAAACTAGGCGTTAGGGAAATTGAAGATGAGATTTTAGCCATATTGTCGTTACCAATAAGGGTTATAGATTTAAAGCAAGAGGATATAGTTGAGGCCGTAAAAGATCTCTCTCTATCACCTTATGATTCATTGCATTATTTAATTTCAAAGAAACATAATGCTAAGATAATATCAGCAGATAAGGACTTTAAGGAAAGAATAGATCCCTGTAGTTTCACATTAAACTCATAG